Proteins co-encoded in one Cyprinus carpio isolate SPL01 chromosome B5, ASM1834038v1, whole genome shotgun sequence genomic window:
- the LOC109095202 gene encoding LIM domain-binding protein 3-like isoform X2 — MDDLDALLADLENTASHISKQAVFLPEETPYSYPTGSDSYQDVSSPPRVASPPAQTLNGSWVEKPESKHSSTQFFSSAPKSASPRVSQSEDEHVYSFPNKQKTTDSPTAIMSSSLGSNLSELDRLLLELNAVQHSTPAFPTEETYPPKPASNAHRYVPENGVSSVVKAPSSMIEKPKRSAPGQGIDDVRPSMESLLNELEGSVPASAPAPAVPVVSELREVQEETPTQHQARISASSATRELDELMASLSDFKVQSNSSSVSVKEDSLSTKGSELPNLVVTENLTFPSIPEAEVSDHSVPPQPSPNCAPLLQELHIVEESTTVAPLSNSMMLCTSSKPYSEKLLVVSSAKSPAPESCLSPEPSAKTSNLPALSLHKREVISTKTVDPKISSPFSVTKKSPPMVPKASSPVITPRISKSPSPPQVIKSSNRIVDVKSPSPITTVKTSTPVVVRKSPSLITAVRATKSPIPGTLAKSPSPEPGITSKSPVPTTISLPAPPVSTLTLTPKASKEKPESFELGILGISLPCPKPLLEEALDKLLTSSLSQPEPVKLGEGTPASLEVNDDILACFHQSTPSGGLKDVTWMDDPLNSTSFPEESDVSLDLPLLQPSAVERLSASGQLKSVIRRTKETTNVHPMFRDGHMHKKMGPLILNKSNSQDLLIEELQGKLGIGRTVRPQKQPDDWLTEGVIVCSNPQRLREEGGVSPTVDKIIIPPDSPSPSKKVLTLPVPKKPDPVIQMPPPLPPPPPPPREPSPPPPPPPPAPPVPTLPPPKDPTPPPSPPPKPVTLPPPPKLLASVGCQTEYEPVFPPIMAQGKSSPTSVPKQGNKLDNMLGSLQSDLNRLGVQTVAKGVCGACKKPIAGQVVTAMGRTWHPEHFVCTHCQEEIGSKNFFERDGQPYCEKDYHSLFSPRCYYCNGPILDRVVTALDRTWHPEHFFCAQCGSFFGPEGFHEKEGKAYCRKDYFDMFAPKCGGCARAILENYISALNALWHPECFVCRECFTPFVNGSFFEHEGQPYCEAHYHEHRGSLCSGCQKPITGRCITAMGKKFHPEHFVCAFCLKQLNKGTFKEQNDKPYCQNCFVKLFS, encoded by the exons ATGGACGACTTAG ATGCTCTTCTCGCGGATTTGGAGAACACAGCCTCCCACATTTCCAAACAAGCTGTTTTTCTGCCAGAAGAGACGCCATATTCCTACCCCACAGGAAGTGACTCATATCAGGATGTGTCCTCCCCACCTCGAGTAGCCTCTCCTCCTGCTCAAACACTGAATGGATCTTGGGTAGAAAAGCCAGAATCGAAGCACTCATCAACCCAG TTTTTCAGCTCAGCTCCCAAAAGTGCCAGTCCTCGTGTGTCACAGTCTGAAGACGAGCACGTCTATAGTTTCCCTAACAAGCAGAAGACTACTGACTCCCCCACCGCCATCATGAGCTCATCACTGGGCAGTAACCTGTCAGAGCTGGACCGTCTGCTGCTGGAGCTCAACGCCGTCCAGCACAGCACACCAGCCTTCCCTACTGAAG agaccTACCCACCCAAACCAGCCAGCAACGCCCACCGCTATGTCCCAGAAAATGGCGTCTCATCAGTAGTGAAAGCACCTTCTTCTATGATAGAGAAACCCAAACGCAGTGCACCCGGACAGGGGATAGATGATGTCAGACCCAGTATGGAGAGCTTGCTTAATGAGTTGGAGGGCTCCGTGCCGGCCTCTGC ACCCGCCCCTGCAGTGCCAGTGGTTTCGGAGTTGAGAGAAGTTCAGGAGGAGACCCCCACCCAGCACCAGGCCAGAATCTCCGCCTCCTCAGCGACACGAGAACTCGACGAACTCATGGCCTCACTGTCTGACTTTAAAGTTCAGAGCAAT TCTAGCTCTGTGTCAGTTAAGGAGGACTCATTATCCACTAAAGGGTCAGAACTTCCCAATCTTGTGGTGACTGAGAACCTCACATTCCCTTCAATCCCAGAAGCAGAGGTATCTGACCACAGTGTTCCTCCCCAGCCTTCCCCAAATTGCGCACCACTTTTACAGGAACTACATATTGTTGAGGAATCGACAACTGTTGCTCCACTATCCAACTCCATGATGCTTTGCACTTCCTCTAAGCCCTATTCGGAGAAACTCCTGGTAGTTTCCAGTGCAAAGAGTCCAGCCCCTGAGTCTTGTTTATCACCTGAACCATCTGCAAAAACCTCAAACCTTCCGGCATTAAGTTTACACAAACGTGAAGTCATTTCGACAAAGACCGTCGATCCGAAAATCTCAAGTCCCTTTTCAGTCACCAAAAAAAGTCCACCTATGGTACCAAAGGCCTCCTCACCAGTTATAACTCCAAGGATATCTAAAAGCCCCAGTCCTCCACAGGTTATCAAGAGCTCAAATCGAATTGTCGATGTGAAAAGTCCTAGTCCTATAACAACTGTTAAAACCTCTACTCCAGTTGTGGTAAGAAAGAGCCCAAGCCTCATTACAGCTGTTAGAGCAACCAAAAGTCCAATCCCTGGGACCCTTGCCAAGAGCCCAAGTCCCGAGCCAGGAATTACTAGCAAGAGTCCGGTGCCAACTACCATTTCACTGCCCGCTCCTCCAGTTTCAACCCTAACATTAACTCCGAAGGCTTCCAAAGAGAAACCTGAGAGCTTTGAACTGGGCATATTGGGAATAAGTCTTCCTTGCCCCAAGCCTCTTCTTGAGGAAGCTCTGGACAAGCTGTTGACGTCCAGTCTTTCTCAACCAGAGCCGGTAAAACTGGGTGAAGGAACTCCTGCCTCATTAGAGGTGAACGATGACATTCTGGCATGTTTTCATCAATCGACGCCATCAGGTGGCCTTAAAGATGTCACTTGGATGGACGACCCCTTAAACTCTACATCGTTCCCTGAGGAGTCAGATGTTTCGCTGGACCTTCCACTTCTCCAGCCATCAGCAGTTGAAAGGCTTTCCGCTTCTGGACAA CTTAAATCGGTCATCAGACGCACAAAGGAAACGACCAACGTCCACCCGATGTTTCGTGATGgtcacatgcacaaaaaaatggGCCCTCTAATTCTCAACAAGAGCAACTCACAGGATCTACTCATTGAAGAGCTGCAAGGGAAATTGGGAATCGGCCGCACTGTGCGGCCACAAAAACAGCCAGATGATTGGCTTACGGAAGGGGTCATTGTCTGTTCCAATCCACAACGCTTAAGAGAGGAAGGTGGCGTATCACCAACGGTTGATAAG ATCATCATTCCTCCAGACTCACCCAGTCCTTCGAAAAAAGTCCTAACCCTTCCTGTCCCAAAAAAGCCGGATCCTGTGATACAGATGCCCCCTCCTCTccccccaccacctccaccccctAGGGAGCcctctcctcctccacctcctcctcctcccgctCCTCCAGTTCCAACTCTACCTCCACCTAAAGACCCCACCCCTCCTCCATCCCCTCCTCCCAAACCTGTGACCCTGCCCCCTCCACCAAAGCTTTTAGCATCTGTTGGCTGCCAAACGGAATATGAACCTGTTTTTCCACCG ATTATGGCTCAGGGCAAGAGTTCCCCCACCAGCGTTCCAAAGCAGGGGAATAAACTGGATAACATGTTGGGCAGCCTGCAGTCAGACCTCAACCGGCTGGGTGTCCAGACTGTCGCCAAAGGCGTTTGTGGAGCCTGCAAGAAACCCATCGCTGGCCAG GTGGTGACAGCAATGGGGCGGACGTGGCACCCGGAACACTTTGTGTGCACTCACTGTCAGGAGGAAATCGGCTCCAAAAACTTCTTTGAGCGAGACGGCCAGCCGTACTGTGAAAAGGACTACCACAGCCTCTTCTCTCCACGCTGTTACTACTGCAACGGACCCATTCTGGAC AGAGTGGTGACTGCATTAGACCGGACTTGGCATCCGGAGCATTTCTTCTGTGCCCAGTGCGGGTCATTCTTTGGGCCTGAGG GTTTCCATGAGAAGGAGGGAAAGGCGTACTGTAGGAAGGACTACTTCGACATGTTTGCCCCCAAATGTGGTGGCTGTGCTCGTGCCATCCTGGAGAACTATATTTCAGCCCTTAACGCTCTTTGGCACCCTGAGTGTTTTGTCTGCAgg GAGTGTTTCACTCCGTTTGTGAACGGCAGTTTCTTCGAGCATGAAGGGCAGCCGTACTGTGAGGCTCATTACCACGAGCACCGCGGCTCCCTCTGCTCCGGCTGTCAGAAGCCCATTACCGGCCGCTGCATCACCGCCATGGGCAAGAAGTTTCACCCCGAGCATTTCGTCTGCGCCTTCTGCCTTAAACAGCTGAACAAGGGCACGTTCAAAGAGCAGAACGACAAACCCTACTGCCAAAACTGCTTCGTCAAGCTCTTCAGCTAG
- the LOC109095202 gene encoding LIM domain-binding protein 3-like isoform X4, translated as MSSSLGSNLSELDRLLLELNAVQHSTPAFPTEETYPPKPASNAHRYVPENGVSSVVKAPSSMIEKPKRSAPGQGIDDVRPSMESLLNELEGSVPASAPAPAVPVVSELREVQEETPTQHQARISASSATRELDELMASLSDFKVQSNSSSVSVKEDSLSTKGSELPNLVVTENLTFPSIPEAEVSDHSVPPQPSPNCAPLLQELHIVEESTTVAPLSNSMMLCTSSKPYSEKLLVVSSAKSPAPESCLSPEPSAKTSNLPALSLHKREVISTKTVDPKISSPFSVTKKSPPMVPKASSPVITPRISKSPSPPQVIKSSNRIVDVKSPSPITTVKTSTPVVVRKSPSLITAVRATKSPIPGTLAKSPSPEPGITSKSPVPTTISLPAPPVSTLTLTPKASKEKPESFELGILGISLPCPKPLLEEALDKLLTSSLSQPEPVKLGEGTPASLEVNDDILACFHQSTPSGGLKDVTWMDDPLNSTSFPEESDVSLDLPLLQPSAVERLSASGQLKSVIRRTKETTNVHPMFRDGHMHKKMGPLILNKSNSQDLLIEELQGKLGIGRTVRPQKQPDDWLTEGVIVCSNPQRLREEGGVSPTVDKIIIPPDSPSPSKKVLTLPVPKKPDPVIQMPPPLPPPPPPPREPSPPPPPPPPAPPVPTLPPPKDPTPPPSPPPKPVTLPPPPKLLASVGCQTEYEPVFPPIMAQGKSSPTSVPKQGNKLDNMLGSLQSDLNRLGVQTVAKGVCGACKKPIAGQVVTAMGRTWHPEHFVCTHCQEEIGSKNFFERDGQPYCEKDYHSLFSPRCYYCNGPILDRVVTALDRTWHPEHFFCAQCGSFFGPEGFHEKEGKAYCRKDYFDMFAPKCGGCARAILENYISALNALWHPECFVCRECFTPFVNGSFFEHEGQPYCEAHYHEHRGSLCSGCQKPITGRCITAMGKKFHPEHFVCAFCLKQLNKGTFKEQNDKPYCQNCFVKLFS; from the exons ATGAGCTCATCACTGGGCAGTAACCTGTCAGAGCTGGACCGTCTGCTGCTGGAGCTCAACGCCGTCCAGCACAGCACACCAGCCTTCCCTACTGAAG agaccTACCCACCCAAACCAGCCAGCAACGCCCACCGCTATGTCCCAGAAAATGGCGTCTCATCAGTAGTGAAAGCACCTTCTTCTATGATAGAGAAACCCAAACGCAGTGCACCCGGACAGGGGATAGATGATGTCAGACCCAGTATGGAGAGCTTGCTTAATGAGTTGGAGGGCTCCGTGCCGGCCTCTGC ACCCGCCCCTGCAGTGCCAGTGGTTTCGGAGTTGAGAGAAGTTCAGGAGGAGACCCCCACCCAGCACCAGGCCAGAATCTCCGCCTCCTCAGCGACACGAGAACTCGACGAACTCATGGCCTCACTGTCTGACTTTAAAGTTCAGAGCAAT TCTAGCTCTGTGTCAGTTAAGGAGGACTCATTATCCACTAAAGGGTCAGAACTTCCCAATCTTGTGGTGACTGAGAACCTCACATTCCCTTCAATCCCAGAAGCAGAGGTATCTGACCACAGTGTTCCTCCCCAGCCTTCCCCAAATTGCGCACCACTTTTACAGGAACTACATATTGTTGAGGAATCGACAACTGTTGCTCCACTATCCAACTCCATGATGCTTTGCACTTCCTCTAAGCCCTATTCGGAGAAACTCCTGGTAGTTTCCAGTGCAAAGAGTCCAGCCCCTGAGTCTTGTTTATCACCTGAACCATCTGCAAAAACCTCAAACCTTCCGGCATTAAGTTTACACAAACGTGAAGTCATTTCGACAAAGACCGTCGATCCGAAAATCTCAAGTCCCTTTTCAGTCACCAAAAAAAGTCCACCTATGGTACCAAAGGCCTCCTCACCAGTTATAACTCCAAGGATATCTAAAAGCCCCAGTCCTCCACAGGTTATCAAGAGCTCAAATCGAATTGTCGATGTGAAAAGTCCTAGTCCTATAACAACTGTTAAAACCTCTACTCCAGTTGTGGTAAGAAAGAGCCCAAGCCTCATTACAGCTGTTAGAGCAACCAAAAGTCCAATCCCTGGGACCCTTGCCAAGAGCCCAAGTCCCGAGCCAGGAATTACTAGCAAGAGTCCGGTGCCAACTACCATTTCACTGCCCGCTCCTCCAGTTTCAACCCTAACATTAACTCCGAAGGCTTCCAAAGAGAAACCTGAGAGCTTTGAACTGGGCATATTGGGAATAAGTCTTCCTTGCCCCAAGCCTCTTCTTGAGGAAGCTCTGGACAAGCTGTTGACGTCCAGTCTTTCTCAACCAGAGCCGGTAAAACTGGGTGAAGGAACTCCTGCCTCATTAGAGGTGAACGATGACATTCTGGCATGTTTTCATCAATCGACGCCATCAGGTGGCCTTAAAGATGTCACTTGGATGGACGACCCCTTAAACTCTACATCGTTCCCTGAGGAGTCAGATGTTTCGCTGGACCTTCCACTTCTCCAGCCATCAGCAGTTGAAAGGCTTTCCGCTTCTGGACAA CTTAAATCGGTCATCAGACGCACAAAGGAAACGACCAACGTCCACCCGATGTTTCGTGATGgtcacatgcacaaaaaaatggGCCCTCTAATTCTCAACAAGAGCAACTCACAGGATCTACTCATTGAAGAGCTGCAAGGGAAATTGGGAATCGGCCGCACTGTGCGGCCACAAAAACAGCCAGATGATTGGCTTACGGAAGGGGTCATTGTCTGTTCCAATCCACAACGCTTAAGAGAGGAAGGTGGCGTATCACCAACGGTTGATAAG ATCATCATTCCTCCAGACTCACCCAGTCCTTCGAAAAAAGTCCTAACCCTTCCTGTCCCAAAAAAGCCGGATCCTGTGATACAGATGCCCCCTCCTCTccccccaccacctccaccccctAGGGAGCcctctcctcctccacctcctcctcctcccgctCCTCCAGTTCCAACTCTACCTCCACCTAAAGACCCCACCCCTCCTCCATCCCCTCCTCCCAAACCTGTGACCCTGCCCCCTCCACCAAAGCTTTTAGCATCTGTTGGCTGCCAAACGGAATATGAACCTGTTTTTCCACCG ATTATGGCTCAGGGCAAGAGTTCCCCCACCAGCGTTCCAAAGCAGGGGAATAAACTGGATAACATGTTGGGCAGCCTGCAGTCAGACCTCAACCGGCTGGGTGTCCAGACTGTCGCCAAAGGCGTTTGTGGAGCCTGCAAGAAACCCATCGCTGGCCAG GTGGTGACAGCAATGGGGCGGACGTGGCACCCGGAACACTTTGTGTGCACTCACTGTCAGGAGGAAATCGGCTCCAAAAACTTCTTTGAGCGAGACGGCCAGCCGTACTGTGAAAAGGACTACCACAGCCTCTTCTCTCCACGCTGTTACTACTGCAACGGACCCATTCTGGAC AGAGTGGTGACTGCATTAGACCGGACTTGGCATCCGGAGCATTTCTTCTGTGCCCAGTGCGGGTCATTCTTTGGGCCTGAGG GTTTCCATGAGAAGGAGGGAAAGGCGTACTGTAGGAAGGACTACTTCGACATGTTTGCCCCCAAATGTGGTGGCTGTGCTCGTGCCATCCTGGAGAACTATATTTCAGCCCTTAACGCTCTTTGGCACCCTGAGTGTTTTGTCTGCAgg GAGTGTTTCACTCCGTTTGTGAACGGCAGTTTCTTCGAGCATGAAGGGCAGCCGTACTGTGAGGCTCATTACCACGAGCACCGCGGCTCCCTCTGCTCCGGCTGTCAGAAGCCCATTACCGGCCGCTGCATCACCGCCATGGGCAAGAAGTTTCACCCCGAGCATTTCGTCTGCGCCTTCTGCCTTAAACAGCTGAACAAGGGCACGTTCAAAGAGCAGAACGACAAACCCTACTGCCAAAACTGCTTCGTCAAGCTCTTCAGCTAG
- the LOC109095202 gene encoding nascent polypeptide-associated complex subunit alpha, muscle-specific form-like isoform X1, producing MLWNGNDPSFPHPTPDFSGSCAQFLRVWFLFCSSMDGETSSALAVEEIDKDFWEFDMQDFTPEAGRAQEPTYDADMSASPEKTSPDSADFVPLSASVADAVDDMLDLQAISDSVLVSALEMDSVTPSVQVSSLTSAPDPHPAPDSAAFKPSDTHAALGTTGTTDSDGTYMIPDPEWVTGGDALLADLENTASHISKQAVFLPEETPYSYPTGSDSYQDVSSPPRVASPPAQTLNGSWVEKPESKHSSTQFFSSAPKSASPRVSQSEDEHVYSFPNKQKTTDSPTAIMSSSLGSNLSELDRLLLELNAVQHSTPAFPTEETYPPKPASNAHRYVPENGVSSVVKAPSSMIEKPKRSAPGQGIDDVRPSMESLLNELEGSVPASAPAPAVPVVSELREVQEETPTQHQARISASSATRELDELMASLSDFKVQSNSSSVSVKEDSLSTKGSELPNLVVTENLTFPSIPEAEVSDHSVPPQPSPNCAPLLQELHIVEESTTVAPLSNSMMLCTSSKPYSEKLLVVSSAKSPAPESCLSPEPSAKTSNLPALSLHKREVISTKTVDPKISSPFSVTKKSPPMVPKASSPVITPRISKSPSPPQVIKSSNRIVDVKSPSPITTVKTSTPVVVRKSPSLITAVRATKSPIPGTLAKSPSPEPGITSKSPVPTTISLPAPPVSTLTLTPKASKEKPESFELGILGISLPCPKPLLEEALDKLLTSSLSQPEPVKLGEGTPASLEVNDDILACFHQSTPSGGLKDVTWMDDPLNSTSFPEESDVSLDLPLLQPSAVERLSASGQLKSVIRRTKETTNVHPMFRDGHMHKKMGPLILNKSNSQDLLIEELQGKLGIGRTVRPQKQPDDWLTEGVIVCSNPQRLREEGGVSPTVDKIIIPPDSPSPSKKVLTLPVPKKPDPVIQMPPPLPPPPPPPREPSPPPPPPPPAPPVPTLPPPKDPTPPPSPPPKPVTLPPPPKLLASVGCQTEYEPVFPPIMAQGKSSPTSVPKQGNKLDNMLGSLQSDLNRLGVQTVAKGVCGACKKPIAGQVVTAMGRTWHPEHFVCTHCQEEIGSKNFFERDGQPYCEKDYHSLFSPRCYYCNGPILDRVVTALDRTWHPEHFFCAQCGSFFGPEGFHEKEGKAYCRKDYFDMFAPKCGGCARAILENYISALNALWHPECFVCRECFTPFVNGSFFEHEGQPYCEAHYHEHRGSLCSGCQKPITGRCITAMGKKFHPEHFVCAFCLKQLNKGTFKEQNDKPYCQNCFVKLFS from the exons ATGCTTTGGAACGGGAACGACCCTTCCTTTCCTCATCCCACTCCAGACTTTTCCGGATCCTGTGCTCAATTTCTTCGGGTGTGGTTCCTTTTTTGTTCCTCGATGGATGGAGAAACTTCATCAGCATTAGCTGTAGAGGAGATCGACAAGGATTTTTGGGAATTCGATATGCAGGATTTCACACCAGAAGCGGGACGGGCCCAAGAGCCGACGTATGATGCCGATATGTCAGCTTCGCCAGAGAAGACGTCACCAGATTCAGCCGATTTCGTACCTCTGTCAGCTTCGGTAGCAGATGCTGTGGATGATATGTTAGATTTGCAGGCGATTTCTGATTCTGTTTTAGTTTCGGCTTTAGAAATGGATTCAGTCACTCCATCCGTACAAGTCTCCTCATTAACATCTGCTCCTGACCCACATCCAGCCCCAGATTCAGCTGCGTTTAAGCCGTCAGACACACATGCCGCTCTGGGAACGACCGGCACAACTGATTCAGACGGGACATACATGATCCCCGACCCGGAGTGGGTGACAGGGGGAG ATGCTCTTCTCGCGGATTTGGAGAACACAGCCTCCCACATTTCCAAACAAGCTGTTTTTCTGCCAGAAGAGACGCCATATTCCTACCCCACAGGAAGTGACTCATATCAGGATGTGTCCTCCCCACCTCGAGTAGCCTCTCCTCCTGCTCAAACACTGAATGGATCTTGGGTAGAAAAGCCAGAATCGAAGCACTCATCAACCCAG TTTTTCAGCTCAGCTCCCAAAAGTGCCAGTCCTCGTGTGTCACAGTCTGAAGACGAGCACGTCTATAGTTTCCCTAACAAGCAGAAGACTACTGACTCCCCCACCGCCATCATGAGCTCATCACTGGGCAGTAACCTGTCAGAGCTGGACCGTCTGCTGCTGGAGCTCAACGCCGTCCAGCACAGCACACCAGCCTTCCCTACTGAAG agaccTACCCACCCAAACCAGCCAGCAACGCCCACCGCTATGTCCCAGAAAATGGCGTCTCATCAGTAGTGAAAGCACCTTCTTCTATGATAGAGAAACCCAAACGCAGTGCACCCGGACAGGGGATAGATGATGTCAGACCCAGTATGGAGAGCTTGCTTAATGAGTTGGAGGGCTCCGTGCCGGCCTCTGC ACCCGCCCCTGCAGTGCCAGTGGTTTCGGAGTTGAGAGAAGTTCAGGAGGAGACCCCCACCCAGCACCAGGCCAGAATCTCCGCCTCCTCAGCGACACGAGAACTCGACGAACTCATGGCCTCACTGTCTGACTTTAAAGTTCAGAGCAAT TCTAGCTCTGTGTCAGTTAAGGAGGACTCATTATCCACTAAAGGGTCAGAACTTCCCAATCTTGTGGTGACTGAGAACCTCACATTCCCTTCAATCCCAGAAGCAGAGGTATCTGACCACAGTGTTCCTCCCCAGCCTTCCCCAAATTGCGCACCACTTTTACAGGAACTACATATTGTTGAGGAATCGACAACTGTTGCTCCACTATCCAACTCCATGATGCTTTGCACTTCCTCTAAGCCCTATTCGGAGAAACTCCTGGTAGTTTCCAGTGCAAAGAGTCCAGCCCCTGAGTCTTGTTTATCACCTGAACCATCTGCAAAAACCTCAAACCTTCCGGCATTAAGTTTACACAAACGTGAAGTCATTTCGACAAAGACCGTCGATCCGAAAATCTCAAGTCCCTTTTCAGTCACCAAAAAAAGTCCACCTATGGTACCAAAGGCCTCCTCACCAGTTATAACTCCAAGGATATCTAAAAGCCCCAGTCCTCCACAGGTTATCAAGAGCTCAAATCGAATTGTCGATGTGAAAAGTCCTAGTCCTATAACAACTGTTAAAACCTCTACTCCAGTTGTGGTAAGAAAGAGCCCAAGCCTCATTACAGCTGTTAGAGCAACCAAAAGTCCAATCCCTGGGACCCTTGCCAAGAGCCCAAGTCCCGAGCCAGGAATTACTAGCAAGAGTCCGGTGCCAACTACCATTTCACTGCCCGCTCCTCCAGTTTCAACCCTAACATTAACTCCGAAGGCTTCCAAAGAGAAACCTGAGAGCTTTGAACTGGGCATATTGGGAATAAGTCTTCCTTGCCCCAAGCCTCTTCTTGAGGAAGCTCTGGACAAGCTGTTGACGTCCAGTCTTTCTCAACCAGAGCCGGTAAAACTGGGTGAAGGAACTCCTGCCTCATTAGAGGTGAACGATGACATTCTGGCATGTTTTCATCAATCGACGCCATCAGGTGGCCTTAAAGATGTCACTTGGATGGACGACCCCTTAAACTCTACATCGTTCCCTGAGGAGTCAGATGTTTCGCTGGACCTTCCACTTCTCCAGCCATCAGCAGTTGAAAGGCTTTCCGCTTCTGGACAA CTTAAATCGGTCATCAGACGCACAAAGGAAACGACCAACGTCCACCCGATGTTTCGTGATGgtcacatgcacaaaaaaatggGCCCTCTAATTCTCAACAAGAGCAACTCACAGGATCTACTCATTGAAGAGCTGCAAGGGAAATTGGGAATCGGCCGCACTGTGCGGCCACAAAAACAGCCAGATGATTGGCTTACGGAAGGGGTCATTGTCTGTTCCAATCCACAACGCTTAAGAGAGGAAGGTGGCGTATCACCAACGGTTGATAAG ATCATCATTCCTCCAGACTCACCCAGTCCTTCGAAAAAAGTCCTAACCCTTCCTGTCCCAAAAAAGCCGGATCCTGTGATACAGATGCCCCCTCCTCTccccccaccacctccaccccctAGGGAGCcctctcctcctccacctcctcctcctcccgctCCTCCAGTTCCAACTCTACCTCCACCTAAAGACCCCACCCCTCCTCCATCCCCTCCTCCCAAACCTGTGACCCTGCCCCCTCCACCAAAGCTTTTAGCATCTGTTGGCTGCCAAACGGAATATGAACCTGTTTTTCCACCG ATTATGGCTCAGGGCAAGAGTTCCCCCACCAGCGTTCCAAAGCAGGGGAATAAACTGGATAACATGTTGGGCAGCCTGCAGTCAGACCTCAACCGGCTGGGTGTCCAGACTGTCGCCAAAGGCGTTTGTGGAGCCTGCAAGAAACCCATCGCTGGCCAG GTGGTGACAGCAATGGGGCGGACGTGGCACCCGGAACACTTTGTGTGCACTCACTGTCAGGAGGAAATCGGCTCCAAAAACTTCTTTGAGCGAGACGGCCAGCCGTACTGTGAAAAGGACTACCACAGCCTCTTCTCTCCACGCTGTTACTACTGCAACGGACCCATTCTGGAC AGAGTGGTGACTGCATTAGACCGGACTTGGCATCCGGAGCATTTCTTCTGTGCCCAGTGCGGGTCATTCTTTGGGCCTGAGG GTTTCCATGAGAAGGAGGGAAAGGCGTACTGTAGGAAGGACTACTTCGACATGTTTGCCCCCAAATGTGGTGGCTGTGCTCGTGCCATCCTGGAGAACTATATTTCAGCCCTTAACGCTCTTTGGCACCCTGAGTGTTTTGTCTGCAgg GAGTGTTTCACTCCGTTTGTGAACGGCAGTTTCTTCGAGCATGAAGGGCAGCCGTACTGTGAGGCTCATTACCACGAGCACCGCGGCTCCCTCTGCTCCGGCTGTCAGAAGCCCATTACCGGCCGCTGCATCACCGCCATGGGCAAGAAGTTTCACCCCGAGCATTTCGTCTGCGCCTTCTGCCTTAAACAGCTGAACAAGGGCACGTTCAAAGAGCAGAACGACAAACCCTACTGCCAAAACTGCTTCGTCAAGCTCTTCAGCTAG